In Vulpes lagopus strain Blue_001 chromosome 1, ASM1834538v1, whole genome shotgun sequence, a genomic segment contains:
- the LOC121486755 gene encoding basic proline-rich protein-like: MQKAKIDTLQLELGARPQRLGSSKAQSCSQGERRPSTEGQQKRVAETAELRSFALTGSFAVNLVNLLTIPSHRAAAHFLRQGIRSKLTKNSGEGPSFPPSPTALGLNASTEAATLPQSSVSSGRATSRGLSGGPDPPGCLAGLHDAPASASWSWAQPPHPCRFVLGPSTAGTTHPSGPEDSEPSTLDSQSSTTLFLSSEEPGPSTAALPSPSSSCEPQAFSPGAAGLPALLPPPPAPAAPRLADWLPCGPATTPPCGGGDERRERPAAPGPGPEGGRTLRPGAAGREEGAEAPGASPPPAARASLEASVGDILLELRTMNGHLGVIARALTRLASTLGPPPQPLPEARDAD, encoded by the exons ATGCAGAAAGCCAAGATAGACACCCTGCAGCTGGAACTGGGAGCGAGGCCTCAGAGACTTGGTTCCAGTAAGGCTCAGAGCTGCTCCCAGGGTGAGCGCCGACCATCTACCGAAGGGCAGCAAAAGAGGGTGGCTGAGACTGCTGAGTTAAGGTCTTTTGCATTGACTGGATCCTTTGCTGTGAACTTGGTAAACCTCCTTACCATACCCAGTCACAGAGCTGCCGCCCACTTTCTACGTCAAGGGATTAGGAGCAAACTAACAAAG aacagtggggaggggcccTCCTTTCCACCTTCCCCCACTGCCCTGGGCCTGAACGCCTCCACCGAGGCTGCCACTCTGCCCCAGTCCTCGGTGTCTTCAGGGAGGGCCACCTCCCGAGGCCTCAGCGGAGGGCCTGACCCTCCCGGCTGCCTTGCTGGACTCCATGATGCTCCCGCCTCAGCGTCCTGGTCCTGGGCCCAGCCCCCACACCCTTGCCGCTTTGTTCTTGGTCCATCAACTGCTGGCACGACCCACCCTTCGGGGCCAGAGG ATTCCGAGCCCAGCACCCTGGACTCCCAGTCCTCCACCACCCTGTTCCTGTCCTCCGAGGAGCCGGGCCCGTCCACCGCCGCGCTGCCGTCCCCGTCCTCGTCCTGCGAGCCCCAGGCCTTCTCCCCGGGCGCCGCGGGGCTGCCGGCGCTGCTGccaccgccccccgcgccc GCCGCCCCGCGCCTCGCCGACTGGCTGCCCTGCGGCCCCGCCACCACCCCTCCCTGCGGCGGCGGGGACGAGCGGCGGGAGCGGCCGGCGGCGCCCGGCCCGGGGCCCGAGGGGGGCCGCACCCTGCGCCCCGGCGCggcgggcagggaggagggcgCCGAGGCCCCGGGAGCATCCCCGCCGCCGGCCGCGCGCGCCAGCCTGGAAGCCAGCGTCGGGGACATCCTGCTGGAGCTGCGGACCATGAACGGCCACCTGGGCGTCATAGCGAGGGCGCTCACCCGGCTGGCCTCGACCCTGGGGCCTCCGCCGCAGCCCCTGCCGGAGGCCCGCGATGCCGACTGA